The following proteins are co-located in the Mycobacteriales bacterium genome:
- a CDS encoding phage tail protein, with amino-acid sequence MSEPSSYLSYLPPVVWQDDDPASGLSVGGWLRIVEKVLTGIPDDVALPHGNHEHAAVSEVIDGVDTLFDPWRTPATFLPWLASWVALRFPTVEGEPIWDEYQQRRVTAQIAQAHRGRGLRSGLRTYLDLYAPGLIRTRVAVDDGSRVLFAVPRPDELAPIGVLVGQGPQVHGSTVVAEGTVRPWCLARASSGDFFVGDTGIPAAIPHVPVTLPSRVWQISPSGAHRFAGVPPRPQPTAPMSTFGQVWAIAVRPAVGGAPETVYWVDSRGALLAVPAPFDAAQATAVATLTVPASGGQPTPVTPVAMAVDLNGDLLVLHHGSGLGTPDPPRIVTVKLGGAVATVSERGLTTVVEPMSLLVSPDGVLVVGDGGPQEPSGAEDLHGNLVAVDRSTTPAWTEKALLPVDNPLVAPTALAETGDGGLFVLDVGLKPFAATNDPFVRAVAEPAAVHRVDLGAAPQVTRISEPGSMVYPTGMVRDSDRLVICDPGLPAPPSINPVWPRLDPFRFDVVVHFVGDDLPDDPNQRSLLLQRVMANIGDVVEQNRPAHLYWAPITEA; translated from the coding sequence ATGAGCGAGCCGAGCTCCTACCTCAGCTACCTTCCGCCCGTCGTCTGGCAGGACGACGACCCCGCGTCGGGGCTGTCCGTCGGCGGCTGGCTCCGGATCGTGGAGAAGGTCCTGACCGGGATCCCGGACGATGTCGCCCTTCCGCACGGCAACCATGAGCACGCGGCCGTCAGCGAGGTCATCGACGGGGTGGACACGCTCTTCGACCCCTGGCGCACGCCCGCGACGTTCCTCCCCTGGCTCGCGTCATGGGTCGCACTGCGCTTCCCGACCGTCGAAGGGGAGCCGATCTGGGACGAGTACCAACAGCGCCGGGTCACCGCCCAGATCGCGCAGGCGCACCGCGGCCGCGGTCTGCGCTCCGGGCTGCGGACCTACCTCGACCTTTACGCGCCCGGCCTGATCCGGACCCGGGTGGCCGTCGACGACGGGAGCCGGGTGCTGTTCGCGGTCCCACGGCCGGACGAGCTCGCCCCGATCGGGGTCCTCGTCGGGCAGGGACCACAGGTGCACGGGTCGACCGTCGTCGCGGAGGGGACGGTGCGGCCGTGGTGCCTGGCCCGCGCGAGCAGTGGCGACTTCTTCGTCGGCGATACCGGCATCCCGGCCGCGATCCCGCATGTCCCGGTCACCCTGCCCAGCCGGGTCTGGCAGATCTCGCCGTCGGGCGCGCACCGGTTCGCGGGCGTCCCACCGAGGCCGCAGCCGACCGCTCCCATGAGCACGTTCGGCCAAGTGTGGGCGATCGCGGTCCGGCCGGCGGTGGGCGGCGCACCGGAGACCGTCTACTGGGTCGACTCGCGCGGTGCGCTGCTCGCCGTCCCGGCGCCGTTCGACGCCGCGCAAGCGACGGCAGTCGCGACGCTCACCGTCCCCGCATCCGGCGGCCAGCCGACCCCCGTCACCCCGGTCGCCATGGCTGTCGACCTGAACGGTGACCTGCTCGTTCTGCACCACGGCAGCGGCCTGGGCACGCCGGACCCGCCACGGATCGTCACCGTAAAGCTGGGGGGCGCCGTTGCGACGGTGTCCGAGCGCGGGCTGACCACGGTCGTCGAGCCGATGTCGCTGCTGGTGAGCCCCGACGGCGTGCTCGTCGTCGGCGACGGCGGCCCGCAGGAGCCGTCCGGTGCGGAGGACCTGCACGGCAACCTCGTCGCGGTCGACCGCAGCACTACGCCGGCGTGGACCGAGAAGGCGCTGCTCCCGGTCGACAACCCGCTCGTCGCACCGACAGCCCTGGCAGAAACCGGGGACGGTGGGCTGTTCGTGCTCGACGTCGGGCTCAAGCCGTTCGCGGCCACCAATGATCCGTTCGTCCGGGCGGTCGCGGAACCGGCGGCGGTCCACCGCGTGGACCTCGGCGCCGCCCCGCAGGTGACCCGTATCAGTGAGCCGGGCTCGATGGTCTACCCCACGGGGATGGTTCGCGACAGCGACCGACTGGTGATCTGCGATCCGGGACTGCCGGCGCCGCCGTCGATCAACCCGGTGTGGCCGCGGCTCGACCCGTTCCGGTTCGACGTCGTCGTCCACTTCGTCGGGGACGACCTTCCCGACGACCCGAACCAGCGGTCCCTGCTCCTGCAGCGCGTCATGGCCAACATCGGCGACGTCGTCGAGCAGAACCGGCCCGCGCACCTGTACTGGGCGCCGATCACCGAGGCCTGA